In Ailuropoda melanoleuca isolate Jingjing chromosome 4, ASM200744v2, whole genome shotgun sequence, the following proteins share a genomic window:
- the C4H3orf14 gene encoding uncharacterized protein C3orf14 homolog, translated as MTSLFAQEIRLSKRHEEIVSQRLMVLQQMENKFIDENKEKASQMQAAETAFRRNLSLLMDIEAAEKSLQTRIHPIPSPEVVSLETLYWASVEEYIPKWEQFLLGRAPYPIGVENENEAENTVQNEAQ; from the exons ATGACTTCCTTGTTTGCTCAAGAAATTCGCCTCTctaaaagacatgaagaaat agtaTCACAAAGATTAATGGTACTTCAACAAATGGAGAATaaatttatagatgaaaacaaggaaaaggcATCTCAGATGCAAGCAGCTGAGACTGCTTTTAGAAGGAACCTTAGTCTTTTAATG GATATAGAAGCAGCAGAAAAGTCTCTACAGACCAGGATTCACCCAATTCCATCACCAGAGGTGGTTTCTCTTGAG actcTTTACTGGGCATCAGTAGAAGAATATATTCCCAAATGGGAACAGTTTCTTTTAGGAAGAGCACCATATCCTATCggtgttgaaaatgaaaatgaagcagaaaatacCGTTCAGAATGAAGCACAGTGA